The Alnus glutinosa chromosome 3, dhAlnGlut1.1, whole genome shotgun sequence nucleotide sequence TTTCCAGTCCCTGGCGGTTGAACTCTACCAGAGCCACCACTTCTGGTTCTTGCATTAGCATTATGTGTAACAACTGGTTCACACGGGCATGACTCTTGTTTAAACCTCTTCACAGAACCAGACTTCCTTCTCTTAGCTCCTGTGCGACGATTGCTCAGAACTGGTTCAACACAGTCAGCCTTGGAAACCCCGTCTACAGGGCCATCACCTTCTGAAGCTTTGGCTTCTTCGAAATGTATTGCAATCTCATCCATGTTGACCTCGTTGGTAAACATTGTTGTTTTAAGCTCACTAAGCTTTGGATCATACTCATTTCCATCTTTGTTGTTAtcaatttgttgaaaaatatgCTCACAACCATTCGCAACACCAATTTGCTTGGCAGTTTCAAGATGTTTCATGTCCCCCTTGCCATCTCCTTCATGAGTAGATTGAGGGACAGCACAAAAATTGGTTAGGCTTGATTTGTTGGGAGGGACAGTTTTCACAGTTTCACTAACAATGCTTATTTCTACATCAGTTACATCATAGTCAGTAATGTTGGAATGCTGCTGCTTCTTCTTGGGTTGGGTATGAGGAGTCCCATGTTTGCGCTTGCGTTTCCGATGCTTTCCTGATTGCAAGCTTCAAAACCAGGAGTAGAACAAATTATAAATTCATAAATAGAAAACTTCAATCAATTGATAGACTCTAACATGACTTTGTTCAATTGATAAGGAAAGtgaggaaaaggaaaggaaaacggATATAGAGCTTTACATTTGCAGCTGTTGTTTGttgataaaacaaataaaccCAATTAAGCTCAGCCAAACAACAGTCTAGAAGTACACAAGTTTATTAATTTTGGCTTCGTGAACTTAGCCCACAAAAAATGTTCACAAATGCATTCCTTTAACCTCTAATTTTCTCACCAACCAAATGAAGATGTGCAAATCATGGAAAGGAAATGGAAGGGAGTACCTCTCTTCAAATGCATCAATAACATCAGAGCACGATTGGAGATTCTCTAAAGGCTCCCAGGTGTTTGCTGCCTCAGGCCATCCGCGCCTTCAATATAGAATAACAACAATATTTCCCAGGATCTATACTCACATTTAATTGATTTGACATACCACAACACACTAAATTGGGAAAGGTAAGTTAAGAATTGATTACAGAAAGGAATAAGAGGGAGACTCACCATTTGATTAGGTACTGAAGCTGACCCTATTTTTTGCAACATTTCGGTGTCCACCATCATCCATCCACACATACCGCCAGCAACAACAACcataacaataaaaatatacaaCACGCATCATTTATATAACCCCAAGAAAGCCAtccaaagaacaaaagaaaaacaagaatcaGCAATGTTAGAGCAGGGGATAccaatgtattttttttaatgaactaaaaaaaaacaaaagaaataaaaaatctgtATACACAAGTATCCCAGTGTTTATTGGATTTTATTACATTAAATCtacaattaaaacttaaaaaaaggaTGGAGTCcattgttaaattattaaaaagaaaattaacaatATATCATTATTATAGcataatttttcatcttttaatgggtgtaaaactaaataattaattcaCCTTACCACAAGTTAAAGTTTtccccaaaatttcaaaattttacattttttctaaTTCAAAATTTGGGTAAAAATATTCCAAGCAAAAACTagtttttatcttctttttttcccttttcaaatTTTGCAGTCATCTTTACTCTCCTAAAAATATTATCTTTCAATCCTATACATATTCTGTCTTTCAATCCTATAAATATTCTGTCTTTCAATCCTATGAAATCTCACACACACTGTAATCTATTTGTTTTCACTTAGAAGAGTAACATGTGCATCTATGTCTATGTGCTTTAGAAGCAAATTACAGCACCTCTAGTCCATAAATTCAAACTAGCTCAACATTGCATaataaaacattcaaactaGTTCAAAGTAGATTTATTATTAGGGATTAATTCAAAAGCAAACTAATATAGTTTTTGATTTGCCAACACCCTAATGTGTCAAAGTTAATGTGCTTCTTTCTTCACGAAATCTTGCCTCCGCcaggaaaaggagaaaaaaaaatgggggtatATTTTCAAGACGCATTTGGGTTTCCCTGATATAACTTTTAGAACCAGACAAAGGGtcttcaagagagagagagagagttaaaagTGTTACCTTGCGAAGCCTTCTGCGGCGAATGGCCTCGATTTCGTAGAAGCCGTCGTCGAGCTTAGGACGCTCAGCAGCAGCGTCGTCGTCAGCCGCGGCTCCATCATCTTCAACCCTATCTTCTTCGTCCTCCTCCTCTGCCTCTTCAGCAGCAGCAGAAGGGTCTTGAACTTGGTCCTCTTGCTCTTTCTCTTTCTGGGTCAGATCATTTTCACCCAAAAGCGCCGCCAATGATTCACCGCCACCAGAAGCAGTTTCGTTTGAAGGAGCCCCGGCCTCGGAGCCACTGTTCCTCTTCTTCCCTCCTCCCCCTTTCATTTTCTTAACTAGTAGTAAAAGGAAACTAAAAGAGAGCGAAAagtatatgagagagagagagagaaagagagagagcgataaAGAGCAGAAGGAGCAGTTACATTTATTGCCGGGATTTGCTATACACTTCTTCCTCCTCTTTCCTTTGTTTCTCTGTGCGTGCGTCTCTCTGTTGGAGTCCGAGTCCCCAACCAAGGCTACCAAGCCCAAGCGCCACGCCAATTCCCAAATGACACTGTTTCTTTTCAGCCTTCAGGCTTGCTTTCTGTACTTTTCTCATgccctttttatatatatatatttttatttttttatttttttaggagtGTGGAGGGGTTGTATTTTGATTAATTTCAGTAAGTTTTCCCCCCTTATCCTGCCTATTTATTTTCGAGaaacatttttatataaaaatgaaaaaaaaattgtaatatttgtgAGGGTTTAGTGATCGATAAATAATTATTGTACAACTTTCGtgtaatttttgtacaattctaacaatttttttataatcaactatttaatttgtttttctacatgtgagTCGCCCTAAATGAGTAACGTTTCCTGCACAGCAATTGTACACACTTTGTTCAACAAAGTTGATGTGGAAATGATTTTCGCAACAAttgtacataattttttttttcactttcacaaaaaaaaatgaaaattatttccaTATCAGTTTTGTTATACAAAGTGTATACAattgttgtgcaagaaacattactcgcCATAAATATCCAGtgattgatcttaaaaaaaaagttgttagagttgtacaaaagttgtgcaaaaaacattactcttagTGATTGGTAAATGatattgagaaatgatccctacactcatttctcacaacagccccacaacaagctgatgtgactggtaatattttattatttttttacaaaaagaaatgaaaacaaaacaaaaaaataataaaatattacaagccacatcagcttgttgtaaGGTTGTTGTGAGAattgagtgtagggatcatttcttaATGATATTTGTATACGGTGAGTGATCCTTGCACTCTTTGTGTACAACAAtggcacaacaccaaggcacattggggtggggcCCATACATtgggtcccaccccaatgtgccttaGTGTTGTGCCATTGTTGTGCACAAATAGTGCAAGGATCACTCAccgtgtacaaatatcattgttgtgcattgtgagtgttttgatcatttctctttgtaCACACATTTTTATACACACACTCACATTTTGTGTGGGACCCATGCATATGAATTGGGTCTCACACCAAATGTGaatgtgtgtacaaataacacatctcttaGTAATTTATTCGAGACATGTTACATGTtcatcttttgtacatctcttttttaaatcaaccattggatttgtatGACCCAACTGTGAGTTCTTATGGATCCTACAGATCTAATAGTTAATTTAGAAAAGATATGTACAAGAATTATTTCTCGATTTATTCACCATGATGAACATTTTGcataaaatgagaaatgattgttgtataacttcaacaactttttttcaaattaacaatttgatctatttttctacatgtgggtcctacatatctaatagttgattttaaaaaatgttgttaaagttatataaaatttatatagaAGTTGTAAAAGTATCATATATCTATgagaaattattttcataagTTTGAATtacttgaaaatgaaaaatctaTCCTGACCATTACAATTTACAAATCGTAGCTCTTTATTGTACAAATGACGAATAACtctgttaaaaaatttttattttttattttttattttatcttcacaaaataaaaatattaacagaCAACACATACAATACTTTTTGAAATACAGATACAGTTTATACATTTATGTTacattaaaatactttttcaaataaaattaaaaaaaaaaaaaaaaaaaaaaaactctccaaAACGTATTACCAAATAGAGCTAAATTCTAGCTCCTTGTGGCGATAAATACTGAATGTTAAGAATGATTTGGAGAAATCTATAAATTAGCCTAGATGGGGTTGAATAATTCTGTTCAGCCAAtatcacaaattaaaaattaaatgacaatTCTGTTTACTGCACAAGAAAAAttaatcataatatatatattcaagttcaattATAAACAGTAAGAAAAGAATATACTTACCCCTCAAAATAACATACATTTTACAAAAACACCTTTAAACTGCTATTTGTGTCACTTGACTCTATCAAACTATTTGTTCGTTGCAATTTAATCTTAGGAGAAAATACAATTAACCCCCTCAAAATTTGACCACTTTTTCAATCTTGTttctaatgtttaaaaatttacaatgtgcCGCAACGAAGTTTTCAAATTTGTCAATGTGGCCAATCTGTTAGTGATTTCCGACTGCTCTGACGAAAATGAACTCACATGCTTCGCACGTGATTTTTTCCATGCAAGCTTCTCAATTTTACCCTcagttattttcattttcattgttTTGGGCTTGTGGGTAAATGGGTTTGATTCGCAATAGAATATGGAAAACGGATGATGGAGGAGGTGGCGGCGGCAGTTTGGTATGGCGAGCTGGTTCAGCTGGAGACTAAACCGATTCGTCTAATACGTTTATTTGTTTTGATCTGTTTCTTCTTTCGCTTTCTCTAATTGTACAGCGAATCCCAGGCCATAGCTAGCTCTTTCTTGAAATTGCTCTTTCTATGCTCGCTCTTCACGTACTTCTGCTCCGTACAAACTCTCGTTGGCAATGGTCGCAATATCAGCGGAGGTAACAAACAAGACCTTTGTTAgggcacattgcaaatttttaaacattggatgCAAGATTGAAAAAGTGGTCAAACTTTGAGGgggttaattgtatttttcccttaatcTCTCTATTAGATATTGTGTTAGGAATAATGTCCTAAACTTCAATGCACTTGTAAGacatttaaatttatattggaTAAAGTTATTATTCACTCATTTATTTAATTGAGCATATGGCATGCATATGGCATATAACCTTTTACATGCTTATCttaattgattatttattaTGTGCATGTAAATGGTTCGTGAGCTgtattgaatatggtttatggtGTGAGTGATGAGATTGTCACACAGAATATCATAAACCATAAACCTTGCAAATTCATAATCTTATGTTTGTAGTCAATAATGGAGCTGGGCATTTCATTTGCGAAGACTGTTATACATCAATCATGATAATCTATCTTGATCGAGTGAAGTGGTGACTTTCAAATTGATGTGTTGGTGCAGAAGCATACTGATGCAATGCATTGAACGAACTACAAGAGTTGTCATCCATTTAAAACACTATCAAAAAGGAAAGATTGTTACTCCTAAACTTCTTATGTTATTTATTCTAAATCCTTATAGGATTGTGAACTCAAATATTAagtagatattattttgatatatttaaaagtgaggCCTTTACTGCAGTCAAAATTCTCGGTGCGTTAGGTGATCACATGTAGTATTGCAGGAACACCTTTCTCAAGAATGATCTAGTCCTTTtatttaaagaattaaaaatttcTCATTGAGGTAGATTTAATAGAGTACTTATTCTCAATTTTATGGCCATTGCATTTTTGTAAGAgttactaaaatatttatatacatagtGAGATAAGATTtcacatgtacaaaaataattatgcAATTAATTTGGGTATTCAAGGATAAAGATGTAAAGAATTAAAATGACAATATCATTGACTTTAATTTTACTACGAAACATTTCATTGaggaattaaaattcaatattaaaaattgtgttaggaattaattacattaataaaaaaatataaagtagtACAATTACAATTGTTCGTGGaatcaattataattaaatagtaatttgtGACGGTTATGAGATGACAATGGTTACATGCCTTTTTGAAgccaattttatatatttagtaATTGGTAAGAAGACTTGAAGGGCTTATAATCCCTGAAAGCTGGCCATGATTTTCCATTGGATTAGCAATAAGAAAATGTTGCACAATAGTCAAGGAATGGTCATACAACCAAGTTGGTGCTCATACCCttatagtttattttaaaatagtatTATTATTCCTATGTTCTTTATAAAGTTTGATattgatttttggatttttattttttactgcACAATCTTGTTTTTGCACATAATCTCAACATATTGGTGTTAAGATGGACAGAAATTTACATACATGACATATATGTGCAAAAATTTGGcttaaaatacccaaaatttcttaaaattattaaaagtaTAAAAACATATAACAAAAATGTaacgcttaaaaaaaaaaaaaaaaaagaaagaaagaaagataataTAGGTGAACCATCACTTCAACCTCATACTTTTGAAGGCAATGTCACAAATATCAATTTGGAAATCCCACCCACTCTTAAATTTCGCTCCTACCCTCTCAgtttcgttttgttttttttcttttgtttgtaggtattttttttttaccaaatcaacaattttgaCCTCTTCACTATGCATTCGTCCATCTACCTCCGTATTGTGCCGTTCATCTCCCCACTAGCCACTATTACTGTTTtctggttgtgtttttattttgaataagaattttattctctttatatcTGCCCTTATGGGCGATCTatgggatgaaggttagtcaggtgtgaggaGTTATCTTTtacggccggtttaaataaatttttttagaacaTTGGACTACCATTGTCTTAAATCTAGTCTGCTCGGAGCAGATCtgttctttaactatttttgtacatgggtcaGCGAAAGATGTAAATCATAAATAgcattttattgtaaaaattttgtttatatttatgaCTGTATAACCTAatagcatgtggctatgattttacAGAGGTTTATACGTTGTGATGTAAGAATTTTATACTCGTGatctttgattaatgaaatcttcagatattttgttcaaaaaataaaaaataaaaaaaaattgaaaaaatatatttaaagtagagaatGAATTAGATAATCCGTtgaaatttgtattaaaaatgtaataattaaaatagccACTACTACTAGAGATGCTCTAAGACTTTGAGCAAAGATTTTGAAACTTCTGTTGTAAGTGTCAACAACTACTTTGCATTTGCTACatcaaagaaagaggaaaaaaatgcttaatttcaaaatgaggcTTACAGCAAAAATGCTTTAGTTTCTATACAGAACAACTCTCTTCTGAATCCTGAAATGAGGCTTACATTTCCGTCCtgcaaaatgaaaaaagaaaagaaaagaagaagcaagtTATAAACATAGATAAATGCAAGACAAGCCTTTTTGGGCCTCAAGTAAGCTAGCTCCGGTCTTCTGCAATCTTTCTGTGTATAGACTTATGAAAGCACATATTGCTGCAAATGTTTGGTTCTCTTTTTGTTCTTCAGTTTACGGAATGCACATGACTCGATTTGCCTAATTCTCTCTCTACTAACACCCATCGACTCCCCTATCTCTTGCAATGTCTTCATCCTTCCATCCTCCATTCCAAACCTCCATCTGATGACCTGCTTCTCTCTCGGATTGAGACTGTCTAGTACACTCTCCAGGTCCTGCTTCATGAATTGCTTCGTCAGCAGATCTTCTGCTGTTTCTGCATCGGGATCTGAAATTACTTCCTGGTAAAAAAAGGCACTTGAAACCCATCAGCAAAATCTAATAGCAATTTTTCAGGCAAGAAAATATGTGAACTGCAATAAGGTGacaaaatttatatgaatttttctttttctttttctttttttaagaggagattcgaactagtgacttctGTTTCATGAGGCGAGATCCCTAGTCGATTGAGCTATCCCTTGGgtttaaatttgaaagaaagatTACAGCCCCAATGGTGAAGTGGTAGAGAAATAAGACGGACCGAAGGTTTAAGATTCTGGTTGATGCCAATCTTCTGCTCCAAAGATCTAGGAGCTTTTGGAGTCAGTAATA carries:
- the LOC133864492 gene encoding chromo domain protein LHP1, with amino-acid sequence MKGGGGKKRNSGSEAGAPSNETASGGGESLAALLGENDLTQKEKEQEDQVQDPSAAAEEAEEEDEEDRVEDDGAAADDDAAAERPKLDDGFYEIEAIRRRRLRKGQLQYLIKWRGWPEAANTWEPLENLQSCSDVIDAFEESLQSGKHRKRKRKHGTPHTQPKKKQQHSNITDYDVTDVEISIVSETVKTVPPNKSSLTNFCAVPQSTHEGDGKGDMKHLETAKQIGVANGCEHIFQQIDNNKDGNEYDPKLSELKTTMFTNEVNMDEIAIHFEEAKASEGDGPVDGVSKADCVEPVLSNRRTGAKRRKSGSVKRFKQESCPCEPVVTHNANARTRSGGSGRVQPPGTGNPGYPAENSSSRNGIAGLKNASNITRIVRPMGYSASVSNNVQDVSVTFMATRSDGTEVVVDNKFLKANDPLLLINFYEQHLRYSPTSSLDRGIDEE